The Deinococcus betulae sequence AAGCCCGACTGGAAGCCGAAAAACTCGGCTATGACCGCACGCTCTGGCCCCCTGATCCCGTTGAGGGAGGTTCCCCATGATCACCGCTGCCCAACTCCGCCGCATCCGCCCCGAGACCAGCCCTGCCGACGCTGAGGTGGCCGCCCGCGCGCTCTCCACCGCAGCCGCTGAATTCGGCATCACCACCCGCCTGCGCCTGGCGGCCTGGCTGGCCAACATTGCGCACGAGTGCGGCTACCGCAACGTGCGCGAGAACATGAATTACAGCAACGCCGCCCGTCTGGCCGGCATCTTCCGCACGGCCTTCAAAGGCAGCGCCGCCGCCGCCCGGCCTTACGTGAACAACCCGGTGGCGCTGGCCAACCGTGCCTACGCGAACCGGCTGGGCAACGGGAGCGAGGCGAGCGGTGACGGGTGGCGCTTCCGGGGCGGGGGGTACATCCAGCTGACCGGCCGCAGCCTGTATGCCAGTTACAGCCCGGCGGGCGTGAACCTGGCGGCGCACCCGGAGCAGATCGAGGACCCGCTGACCAGTGCGCGGGCCGCCGCCAACTACTGGGTCAAACGGGGCTGCAACGGTCCAGCCGACGCCGGCGACATTGCGGGTACCCGGCGCATGGTCAACGGCGCGGCCATGCTAGGGCTGGCCGAGGTGCAGACCTACTACCAGCGCGCCTTGAAGGCACTGCGGGTCGTGGAGGCGCCGCCTGCACCCAGTCCCCCAGCGCGGCCGGAGCAGACCAGTCTGTGGGTGCAGGTGCTGGACACGGCGGGCCAAGCCATCCCAGGCCTGGTGGTGAGCGTCATGGTCAGCCCAGACGGGCAGCTGCTGGTGGGCCGGGATGGCAAACCGAAGATCACGCGGGTGCCCGAGCACCGCCTCGGCGAAAGGAAGGTGTGAAGATGGATCTGCAACTGCTGTCTGGCTTGGGTCTCCCAGGCCTGCTGTTTCTGGTGGCGTTCGTGCTGGCGCAGATCGCGCTGGTCGAACTCGTGAAAGTGGTCCTGGCCCGCGCGGGGCAAGTCCTGCAGGGCCTGACCGTGATCGGGCTGAGTGCCCTGCTGGGTCTGGCGCTGGGGTGGCTGCTGCTCCAAGGTGTGGCCGGGGCAGCGGGCATTGAACTCGCGCGGCCCTGGCGGGGGATGGCCCTGGGCCTGGTGCTGGGTCTAATTGCGTCGGGGTGGGTGAGCTACCGCAGCCGGCAGAACGCGGCGAAGG is a genomic window containing:
- a CDS encoding glycoside hydrolase family 19 protein codes for the protein MITAAQLRRIRPETSPADAEVAARALSTAAAEFGITTRLRLAAWLANIAHECGYRNVRENMNYSNAARLAGIFRTAFKGSAAAARPYVNNPVALANRAYANRLGNGSEASGDGWRFRGGGYIQLTGRSLYASYSPAGVNLAAHPEQIEDPLTSARAAANYWVKRGCNGPADAGDIAGTRRMVNGAAMLGLAEVQTYYQRALKALRVVEAPPAPSPPARPEQTSLWVQVLDTAGQAIPGLVVSVMVSPDGQLLVGRDGKPKITRVPEHRLGERKV